In Vigna unguiculata cultivar IT97K-499-35 chromosome 3, ASM411807v1, whole genome shotgun sequence, a single genomic region encodes these proteins:
- the LOC114176920 gene encoding putative leucine-rich repeat receptor-like serine/threonine-protein kinase At2g24130 gives MMGFFRLAVFLFFFLGTVHSTVLGRENAGIVNGKKSLISFMSSIVSDPQNALDSWKSPGVHVCDWSGVRCNNASDMIVEVDLSGRSLGGTISPALANISSLQILDLSGNFLVGQIPKEIGHLVHLRQLSLSGNFLEGRIPSEFGSLHNLDYLNLGSNHLEGEIPSSLFCNSTSLGYVDLSNNSLVGQIPLNKDCILKELKFLLLWSNKLVGKVPLALSNSTKLKWLDLGLNMLSGELPSEIVSNWPQLQFLYLSYNNFTSHDGNTNLEPFFASLVNLSHFQELELAGNNLGGKLPHSIGDLPTSLQQLHLEKNLIYGPIPPQIANLVNLNFLKMSSNLLNGSIPPSLGHMNRLERIYLSNNSLSGEIPSTLGGIQHLGLLDLSRNKLSGPIPDSFANLPQLRRLLLYDNQLSGTIPPSLGKCVNLEILDLSHNNITGLIPAEVAALSSLKLYLNLSNNNLHGSLPLKLSKMDMVLAIDLSMNNLSGSIPPQLESCIALEYLNLSGNSFEGPLPYSLGQLLYIRALDVSSNQLTGAIPQSMQLSPSLKELNFSFNRFSGKVSNKGAFSNLTIDSFLGNGALCGPFKGMQQCHKKCSYHLVFLLIPVSLFGTPLLCILFRYPIVMKSRVKKRISIVSRGDFEDVEEGAKEVKYPRITYEQLKEATGGFSATSLIGSGRFGQVYEGMLQDNTRVAVKVLDTTHGEISRSFRRECQILKKIRHRNLIRIITICCRPEFNALVFPLMPNGSLESHLYPSQRLNVVQLVRICSDVAEGMAYLHHYSPVKVVHCDLKPSNILLDQDMTALVTDFGISRLVQSDENTSTTTSSFSSTHALLCGSVGYIAPEYGMGKDASSEGDVYSFGVLVLEMVSGRRPTEVVSHEGSSLSEWLKKLYTQPHHLQSFVQQTLQRCYPFGVPNPQNKVWSDVILELIELGLICTQHNPSTRPSMHDIAQEMERLKDYLAKPTFTRHSSQSQH, from the exons ATGATGGGTTTCTTTAGATTAGCAGTGttcctatttttctttctgGGCACTGTTCATTCTACAGTTCTTGGGAGAGAAAATGCCGGCATCGTGAATGGAAAAAAATCACTTATTTCGTTCATGTCAAGCATTGTTTCAGACCCTCAAAACGCTCTAGATAGTTGGAAATCACCCGGTGTTCATGTTTGTGATTGGTCGGGTGTGAGATGCAACAATGCAAGTGACATGATCGTAGAGGTTGATCTCAGTGGAAGGTCTCTAGGAGGCACTATTTCCCCTGCTCTTGCTAACATCTCTTCCTTGCAAATTCTTGATCTTTCTGGGAACTTTTTGGTGGGTCAGATTCCAAAAGAAATAGGCCATTTGGTTCATCTCAGACAACTCAGTTTGTCTGGGAATTTTCTTGAGGGTCGCATTCCATCCGAGTTTGGTTCACTTCACAACTTGGATTACCTTAACTTAGGAAGCAATCATCTTGAGGGAGAGATACCCTCATCTCTCTTCTGCAATAGTACTTCACTTGGTTATGTAGACCTCTCTAACAATTCCTTAGTTGGCCAAATCCCTTTGAACAAAGATTGCATCCTTAAAGAACTAAAGTTCCTGTTACTCTGGTCTAACAAACTTGTCGGAAAAGTTCCTTTAGCTCTTTCAAACTCCACCAAGCTAAAATGGCTTGATCTGGGGTTGAATATGCTGAGTGGAGAGCTTCCTTCTGAGATTGTAAGTAATTGGCCACAACTACAATTCCTCTACCTGTCATACAACAATTTTACAAGCCATGATGGTAATACCAACCTTGAACCTTTCTTTGCCTCCTTGGTGAATTTATCTCACTTTCAAGAACTTGAATTGGCGGGAAATAATCTTGGTGGAAAGCTTCCTCACAGTATTGGTGATCTTCCTACCAGCCTGCAACAACTCCACCTTGAAAAGAATCTCATATATGGCCCTATACCTCCTCAAATTGCCAACCTTGTCAACCTGAATTTCTTGAAGATGTCTAGTAACCTGTTAAATGGATCAATCCCTCCCAGCCTCGGCCATATGAATAGGCTAGAAAGAATTTACTTGTCAAATAATTCACTTTCTGGTGAGATTCCTTCAACCCTTGGTGGCATTCAGCATCTGGGGCTTCTAGACTTGTCAAGAAACAAGCTTTCTGGTCCAATACCAGACAGTTTTGCAAATCTCCCCCAGTTGAGAAGGCTTTTACTTTATGACAACCAGCTTTCTGGAACAATCCCACCAAGTCTGGGAAAATGTGTCAATTTGGAGATTTTAGACTTGTCTCACAACAACATAACTGGGTTGATTCCTGCAGAAGTTGCAGCCTTGAGTAGCTTGAAACTATACCTGAATTTATCAAACAATAACTTGCATGGGTCTTTACCACTAAAACTCAGCAAAATGGACATGGTTCTAGCTATTGATTTATCCATGAATAACCTCTCTGGCAGCATCCCTCCACAGTTGGAAAGTTGCATAGCACTGGAGTATCTCAACCTCTCTGGTAACTCCTTTGAAGGCCCTCTCCCTTATTCATTAGGCCAATTGCTTTATATTAGAGCACTTGACGTGTCTTCAAATCAGTTAACTGGGGCAATACCACAGTCCATGCAGTTGTCTCCCTCTCTGAAGGAACTTAATTTCTCTTTCAACAGATTCTCAGGGAAAGTGTCAAACAAGGGAGCATTTTCAAATCTCACCATAGACTCTTTCCTGGGAAACGGTGCTCTCTGTGGCCCGTTTAAAGGCATGCAACAATGTCACAAGAAATGTAGTTATCATTTGGTGTTCTTGTTAATTCCCGTGTCACTATTTGGCACCCCTCTCCTATGCATACTTTTTAGGTACCCAATAGTAATGAAGTCAAGAGTGAAAAAACGAATTTCAATTGTTAGCAGAGGTGATTTTGAGGATGTAGAAGAGGGAGCAAAAGAGGTAAAGTACCCAAGAATCACGTATGAACAACTTAAAGAAGCCACTGGAGGGTTCAGTGCTACAAGCTTAATTGGTTCAGGCCGGTTTGGACAAGTCTACGAAGGAATGCTCCAAGATAATACAAGGGTAGCTGTGAAGGTGTTGGACACAACACATGGTGAGATTTCAAGGAGCTTTAGAAGGGAATGTCAAATACTGAAAAAGATAAGGCACAGAAATTTAATAAGGATCATAACAATCTGTTGCAGGCCAGAATTTAATGCTCTTGTTTTTCCCTTGATGCCAAATGGTAGCCTCGAGAGTCACCTATATCCAAGCCAAAGATTGAATGTGGTTCAACTAGTAAGAATCTGCAGTGATGTAGCTGAGGGAATGGCCTATCTGCACCATTACTCTCCAGTGAAAGTAGTGCATTGTGATCTCAAGCCAAGCAATATACTCCTTGATCAAGATATGACAGCTTTGGTCACTGATTTTGGAATTTCAAGGCTTGTACAAAGTGACGAGAACACATCCACCACTACCTCATCTTTCAGTTCAACACATGCTTTGCTATGTGGGTCTGTTGGTTACATAGCTCCAG AGTACGGAATGGGAAAAGATGCTTCAAGTGAGGGCGATGTTTACAGTTTTGGAGTGCTTGTGTTGGAGATGGTTTCAGGAAGACGCCCCACAGAAGTGGTGAGCCATGAAGGGTCAAGCTTGAGTGAGTGGCTTAAGAAACTATACACACAACCGCACCACCTTCAAAGCTTTGTTCAACAAACACTTCAAAGGTGTTATCCTTTTGGTGTGCCAAATCCTCAGAACAAAGTGTGGAGCGATGTTATTCTGGAACTCATTGAGCTGGGACTAATCTGCACTCAGCACAACCCTTCAACTAGACCAAGCATGCACGATATAGCACAAGAGATGGAGAGGTTAAAGGACTACCTCGCTAAGCCAACCTTCACCCGTCATTCAAGTCAATCCCAACATTAA